A genome region from Triticum aestivum cultivar Chinese Spring chromosome 2B, IWGSC CS RefSeq v2.1, whole genome shotgun sequence includes the following:
- the LOC123046477 gene encoding ent-kaur-16-ene synthase, chloroplastic isoform X5, whose translation MHCKLSMVDSLEKIGISRHFSSEIEGILDMAYSFWLQRDEEIMMDVATCATAFRLLRMNGYDVSPDELSHLGEASNFHNSLQGYLNDTKSVLELYKASKVSVSEHELILDNIGNWSGSLLSEKLCSERVQGLPILEVEYAVKFPFYTTLERLDHKRNIEHFDARGSHILKTECLPYGINQELLALAVEDFTFSQSIYQDELLHLDRWVKENRLDQLQFARQKLTYCYLSAAATIFPPELSDARISWAKNGVLTTVVDDFFDVGGSKEELENLIALVENWDEYHKDDFCSEQVRIVFCALYTTVNQLGSIASAVQNRDVKNHLIETWLHLLRSMMTEAEWQRSQYVPTMEEYMTNGVVSFALGPIVLPALYCVGEKLLGSAVKNQEYSELFRLMSTCGRLLNDSQGFEREGSEGKLNSVSLLVLHSGGSMSVEAAKNAIQKSIVASRRDLLRLVLKEGTAVPRACKELFWKMCKILHLFYFRTDGFSSPKEMASAVNAVINEPLRLSS comes from the exons ATGCACTGCAAGCTTTCAATGGTGGATTCGCTTGAAAAGATCGGAATTTCTCGGCATTTTTCTAGTGAGATAGAGGGAATCTTGGACATGGCATACAG TTTCTGGTTACAGAGAGACGAGGAAATTATGATGGATGTAGCAACATGTGCAACGGCGTTCCGCCTTTTACGGATGAATGGGTATGATGTATCCCCAG ATGAGCTGTCTCATCTTGGTGAAGCCTCTAATTTCCATAATTCACTTCAAGGATATTTAAATGATACAAAATCTGTACTGGAACTATACAAGGCTTCAAAAGTCAGTGTATCAGAACATGAATTAATCCTAGATAACATTGGCAATTGGTCTGGCAGCTTATTGTCAGAAAAGTTGTGCTCTGAAAGGGTGCAAGGCCTACCAATCTTAGAG GTCGAGTATGCCGTTAAGTTTCCGTTCTATACCACGCTGGAACGCCTAGACCACAAGAGGAACATCGAACATTTTGATGCTAGAGGTTCTCACATCCTGAAGACAGAATGCTT GCCGTATGGTATCAACCAAGAACTTTTGGCTTTGGCTGTTGAAGATTTCACATTTTCTCAATCTATCTACCAGGATGAACTCCTGCATCTTGATAG GTGGGTGAAAGAAAACAGGTTGGACCAGCTACAATTTGCACGACAGAAGTTGACATATTGTTATCTATCTGCTGCTGCTACGATTTTTCCTCCTGAACTTTCTGATGCTCGCATATCGTGGGCCAAAAACGGTGTGCTCACAACCGTTGTTGATGACTTCTTCGATGTTGGAGGATCAAAAGAAGAACTAGAAAACCTCATAGCATTAGTTGAGAA TTGGGATGAGTATCACAAAGATGACTTCTGTTCGGAGCAAGTAAGGATTGTATTTTGTGCTCTCTATACCACAGTGAACCAGCTTGGATCGATTGCTTCTGCCGTACAAAACCGTGACGTTAAAAATCACCTGATAGAAACA TGGCTACATCTATTGAGGTCTATGATGACCGAGGCAGAATGGCAGAGGAGCCAATATGTGCCAACAATGGAAGAATACATGACAAACGGGGTAGTTTCATTCGCACTGGGGCCCATTGTGCTTCCAGCATTGTATTGTGTCGGGGAAAAGCTATTGGGGAGTGCTGTCAAAAATCAAGAGTACAGTGAGTTATTTAGGCTAATGAGCACCTGTGGCCGTCTCCTCAATGACAGccaaggctttgag AGGGAGGGCAGCGAGGGGAAACTAAACAGCGTTTCGCTACTCGTTCTTCACAGCGGTGGCTCTATGTCCGTAGAAGCGGCTAAGAATGCGATACAGAAGTCCATAGTCGCCTCGAGGCGAGACTTGCTAAGATTGGTCCTCAAGGAAGGCACTGCTGTTCCCAGGGCATGCAAGGAGCTGTTCTGGAAGATGTGCAAGATACTTCACCTGTTCTACTTCCGGACCGACGGATTCAGCTCGCCAAAGGAAATGGCCAGCGCGGTGAATGCTGTTATCAACGAACCACTCAGGCTCTCAAGTTGA